One window of Ralstonia pickettii DTP0602 genomic DNA carries:
- a CDS encoding phosphoglycerate kinase (K00927: PGK, pgk; phosphoglycerate kinase [EC:2.7.2.3]), translating to MTSVLRLSDLISQGKISGKRVFIRADLNVPQDDAGNITEDTRIRASVPAIQACLDAGAAVMVTSHLGRPTEGELKPEDSLAPIATRLSELLGKPVKLVQDWVDGVEVAPGQVVLLENCRVNKGEKKNSDELAQKMAKLCDVYVNDAFGTAHRAEATTHGIAKYAPSACAGPLLAAEIDALGKALGQPARPLVAIVAGSKVSTKLTILKSLADKVDNLIVGGGIANTFMLAAGLKIGKSLAEADLIGDAKAIIDIMARRGASVPIPVDVVCAKEFSATAAATVKDVKDVADDDMILDIGPKTAVQLAEQLKAAGTIVWNGPVGVFEFDQFGNGTKVLAEAIADSKAFSIAGGGDTLAAIAKYGIADRVGYISTGGGAFLEFLEGKKLPAFEVLEQRAAG from the coding sequence ATGACCTCTGTCCTGCGTCTTTCCGATCTGATTTCCCAAGGCAAAATCTCCGGCAAGCGGGTGTTTATCCGCGCCGACCTGAACGTGCCACAGGACGACGCCGGCAATATCACCGAGGACACCCGCATCCGCGCCTCGGTGCCCGCCATCCAGGCGTGCCTGGACGCCGGCGCGGCGGTGATGGTCACGTCCCACCTGGGCCGCCCGACCGAAGGCGAGCTCAAGCCCGAGGATTCGCTGGCACCGATCGCCACGCGCCTGTCCGAGCTGCTGGGCAAGCCGGTCAAGCTGGTGCAGGACTGGGTCGACGGCGTCGAAGTGGCGCCGGGCCAGGTGGTGCTGCTGGAGAACTGCCGCGTGAACAAGGGCGAGAAGAAGAACAGCGACGAGCTGGCGCAGAAGATGGCCAAGCTGTGCGACGTCTACGTCAACGACGCTTTCGGCACCGCCCACCGCGCTGAAGCCACCACCCACGGCATCGCCAAATACGCCCCGAGCGCCTGCGCCGGCCCGCTGCTGGCCGCCGAGATCGACGCGCTGGGCAAGGCCCTGGGCCAGCCGGCGCGTCCGCTGGTGGCGATCGTGGCCGGTTCCAAGGTCTCGACCAAGCTGACCATCCTGAAGTCGCTGGCCGACAAGGTCGACAACCTGATCGTCGGCGGCGGCATCGCCAATACCTTCATGCTGGCTGCCGGCCTGAAGATCGGCAAGTCACTGGCCGAAGCCGACCTGATCGGCGACGCCAAGGCCATCATCGACATCATGGCCAGGCGCGGCGCCTCGGTGCCGATCCCGGTCGACGTGGTGTGCGCCAAGGAATTCAGCGCCACCGCCGCGGCCACCGTCAAGGACGTCAAGGACGTGGCCGACGACGACATGATCCTCGACATCGGCCCCAAGACCGCCGTGCAACTGGCCGAGCAGCTCAAGGCCGCCGGCACCATCGTCTGGAACGGCCCGGTAGGCGTGTTCGAGTTTGACCAGTTCGGCAACGGCACCAAGGTGCTGGCCGAGGCCATCGCCGATTCCAAGGCGTTCTCAATCGCCGGCGGCGGCGACACGCTGGCCGCCATCGCCAAGTACGGCATTGCCGACCGCGTGGGCTATATCTCGACCGGCGGCGGTGCGTTCCTGGAATTCCTGGAAGGCAAGAAGCTGCCCGCGTTCGAAGTGCTGGAGCAGCGCGCCGCAGGCTGA
- a CDS encoding N5-carboxyaminoimidazole ribonucleotide mutase (K01588: purE; 5-(carboxyamino)imidazole ribonucleotide mutase [EC:5.4.99.18]) yields the protein MSKQDKPLVGVVMGSSSDWDVMQHAVAMLKDFGVPFEAQVVSAHRMADDMFRYAESARSRGIRAIIAGAGGAAHLPGMIAAKTIVPVFGVPVPSKYLRGEDSLLSIVQMPKGVPVATFAIGEAGAANAALHAIATLATTDEALAAALEAFRAKQTEAARAMTLPL from the coding sequence GTGAGCAAGCAAGACAAGCCGCTGGTCGGCGTGGTGATGGGCAGCAGTTCCGACTGGGACGTGATGCAGCACGCGGTGGCCATGCTGAAGGATTTCGGCGTGCCGTTCGAGGCCCAGGTGGTGTCCGCGCACCGCATGGCCGACGACATGTTCCGCTATGCCGAGAGCGCGCGCAGCCGCGGCATCCGCGCCATCATCGCCGGTGCCGGCGGTGCCGCGCACCTGCCGGGCATGATCGCCGCCAAGACCATCGTGCCGGTGTTCGGCGTGCCGGTACCGTCCAAGTACCTGCGCGGCGAGGATTCGCTGCTGTCGATCGTGCAGATGCCCAAGGGCGTGCCGGTCGCCACCTTCGCCATTGGCGAGGCCGGTGCCGCAAACGCCGCGCTGCACGCGATCGCCACGCTGGCCACCACCGATGAAGCGCTGGCCGCCGCGCTGGAAGCCTTCCGCGCGAAGCAGACCGAAGCCGCGCGCGCGATGACGCTGCCGCTGTAA
- a CDS encoding phosphoribosylaminoimidazole carboxylase (With PurE catalyzes the conversion of aminoimidazole ribonucleotide to carboxyaminoimidazole ribonucleotide in the de novo purine nucleotide biosynthetic pathway~K01589: purK; 5-(carboxyamino)imidazole ribonucleotide synthase [EC:6.3.4.18]): MPTDIHPYLSEAHTPESRAEFGVDRPDAPILPGAWLGMLGGGQLGRMFTHAAQAMGYRVCVLDPDQDSPAGVVADKHICAQYTDEAALAEMGKLCEAVSTEFENVPSLSLDRLEQLGAFVAPRGYCVSIAQNRIGEKKFFAACAERTGVPTAPHWVIQHDADVDQLPDHVLPGILKTARMGYDGKGQARVKTRDDVRAAWKAMQHVPCVLEQMLPLAYEVSVLAARAADGSTATWPLAENVHRDGILFSTEMPSTSVSPEIADRARAAAAAIATEMGYVGVLCIEFFVLTDGSLVANEMAPRPHNSGHITMDACETSQFEQQVRAMARLPLGNTRQHSAGKMLNLLGDVWFEFGLERTPAWDEVVAQPGAKLHLYGKSDARPSRKMGHINCVGEHADAADAAFAAAAQALHIPL, translated from the coding sequence ATGCCCACCGATATCCATCCCTACCTCTCCGAAGCCCACACGCCGGAATCGCGCGCCGAGTTCGGCGTCGACCGTCCCGACGCGCCCATCCTGCCCGGCGCGTGGCTGGGCATGCTGGGCGGCGGCCAGCTTGGCCGCATGTTCACGCATGCGGCGCAGGCCATGGGCTATCGCGTGTGCGTGCTCGATCCGGACCAGGATAGCCCGGCGGGCGTGGTGGCGGACAAGCATATCTGCGCCCAGTACACCGACGAGGCCGCGCTGGCCGAGATGGGCAAGCTGTGCGAGGCGGTGAGCACCGAGTTCGAGAACGTGCCGTCGCTGTCGCTGGACCGCCTCGAGCAGCTCGGCGCCTTCGTCGCGCCGCGCGGCTATTGCGTGTCGATCGCGCAGAACCGCATCGGCGAGAAGAAGTTCTTCGCCGCCTGCGCCGAACGCACCGGCGTGCCCACGGCCCCGCACTGGGTGATCCAGCACGACGCCGACGTCGACCAGCTGCCCGACCACGTGCTGCCCGGCATCCTCAAGACCGCGCGCATGGGCTATGACGGCAAGGGCCAGGCGCGCGTGAAGACGCGCGACGACGTGCGCGCCGCCTGGAAGGCGATGCAGCACGTGCCATGCGTGCTGGAGCAGATGCTGCCGCTGGCCTATGAAGTGTCGGTGCTGGCCGCGCGTGCCGCGGACGGTTCCACCGCCACCTGGCCGCTCGCCGAGAACGTGCACCGCGACGGCATCCTGTTCTCGACGGAAATGCCGTCGACCAGCGTTTCGCCGGAAATCGCGGACCGCGCGCGCGCCGCCGCCGCGGCCATCGCCACCGAGATGGGCTACGTGGGCGTGCTGTGCATCGAGTTCTTCGTGCTGACCGACGGCTCGCTGGTCGCCAACGAGATGGCGCCGCGCCCGCACAACTCCGGCCACATCACCATGGACGCGTGCGAGACCAGCCAGTTCGAGCAGCAGGTGCGCGCGATGGCGCGTCTGCCGCTGGGCAACACGCGCCAGCACTCGGCCGGCAAGATGCTGAACCTGCTGGGCGATGTGTGGTTCGAGTTCGGCCTGGAACGCACCCCCGCCTGGGACGAGGTGGTGGCACAGCCCGGCGCCAAGCTGCACCTCTACGGCAAGAGCGACGCACGCCCGTCGCGCAAGATGGGCCATATCAACTGCGTGGGCGAGCATGCCGACGCGGCCGACGCGGCCTTTGCCGCTGCGGCGCAGGCGCTGCATATCCCCCTCTGA
- a CDS encoding fructose-bisphosphate aldolase (class II aldolase; catalyzes the reversible aldol condensation of dihydroxyacetonephosphate and glyceraldehyde 3-phosphate in the Calvin cycle, glycolysis and gluconeogenesis~K01624: FBA, fbaA; fructose-bisphosphate aldolase, class II [EC:4.1.2.13]), translated as MPLVSMRQLLDHAAENSYGLPAFNVNNLEQVQAIMQAADEVNAPVIMQASAGARKYAGEHFLRHLIEAAVEAYPHIPVVMHQDHGQSPAICQGAIDLGFSSVMMDGSLREDGKTPAEYEYNIDVTRKVVQLAHAVGVTVEGELGCLGSLETGEAGEEDGIGAVGVLDHSMLLTDPEQAADFVKATQLDALAIAIGTSHGAYKFTRKPTGDILAISRIKEIHARIPNTHLVMHGSSSVPQELLEEIRKFGGDMKETYGVPVEEIQEAIKYGVRKINIDTDIRLAMTGAIRRFFAENPSKFDPREYLKPAREAAKQVCKARYIAFGCEGQASKIKPIGLTDVAQQYKSGKLAQVVQ; from the coding sequence ATGCCACTCGTATCGATGCGCCAGCTGCTGGACCACGCTGCCGAGAACAGCTACGGCCTGCCGGCCTTCAACGTCAACAACCTCGAGCAAGTGCAGGCCATCATGCAGGCCGCCGACGAGGTCAACGCTCCGGTGATCATGCAAGCCTCGGCCGGCGCGCGCAAATACGCCGGCGAGCACTTCCTGCGCCACCTGATCGAGGCCGCGGTCGAGGCTTATCCTCATATCCCGGTGGTGATGCACCAGGACCACGGCCAGTCGCCGGCGATCTGCCAGGGCGCGATCGACCTGGGCTTCTCGTCGGTGATGATGGACGGTTCGCTGCGTGAAGACGGCAAGACCCCGGCCGAGTACGAGTACAACATCGACGTGACCCGCAAGGTGGTGCAGCTGGCCCACGCCGTCGGCGTGACCGTCGAAGGCGAACTGGGCTGCCTGGGCTCGCTCGAAACCGGCGAAGCCGGCGAAGAAGACGGCATCGGCGCCGTAGGCGTGCTGGACCACTCCATGCTGCTGACCGATCCCGAGCAGGCCGCCGACTTCGTCAAGGCCACCCAGCTCGACGCCCTGGCGATCGCCATCGGCACCTCGCACGGCGCCTACAAGTTCACCCGCAAGCCGACCGGCGACATCCTGGCGATCAGCCGCATCAAGGAAATCCACGCCCGCATCCCCAACACCCACCTGGTGATGCACGGCTCGTCGTCCGTTCCGCAAGAGCTGCTGGAAGAGATCCGCAAGTTCGGCGGCGACATGAAGGAAACCTACGGCGTGCCGGTCGAGGAAATCCAGGAAGCGATCAAGTACGGCGTGCGCAAGATCAACATCGACACCGACATCCGCCTGGCCATGACCGGCGCGATCCGCCGCTTCTTCGCCGAGAACCCGAGCAAGTTCGACCCGCGCGAATACCTGAAGCCGGCCCGCGAGGCCGCCAAGCAGGTGTGCAAGGCCCGCTACATCGCCTTCGGCTGCGAAGGCCAGGCCAGCAAGATCAAGCCGATCGGCCTGACCGACGTCGCACAGCAGTACAAGTCGGGCAAGCTGGCGCAGGTCGTGCAGTAA
- a CDS encoding branched-chain amino acid permease, whose product MTSRQPSVWLRLWHRFAPAERAGFIAGARYFAPSLPAVFSWGLVTGVAMSKSVMTVPEAIGMSLLVYAGSAQLAVLPLFAAGLPLWTVFLTATMVNLRFVIFSAAMQPHFSYLTLPRRTVLGFFNGDLHFVYFMQKYSTPGYEPGKEGYFWGMALTNFAMWQVSSVIGIVLASLFPDSWGLGVAGTLALIPVMIATISSRSTLMAVVISAVLALLCFDLPYRLGLVVAVVGAIAAGMASDDLAARAALRGIRRRRKTRAIARAASTQTTPGDRA is encoded by the coding sequence ATGACTTCCCGACAACCCTCGGTGTGGTTGCGCCTCTGGCATCGCTTCGCACCCGCCGAACGCGCCGGCTTTATCGCCGGCGCACGCTACTTTGCCCCGTCCCTGCCCGCGGTGTTTTCCTGGGGCCTGGTCACCGGCGTGGCGATGAGCAAATCCGTGATGACCGTGCCCGAAGCCATCGGCATGTCGCTGCTGGTCTACGCCGGCTCGGCGCAGCTGGCGGTGCTGCCGCTGTTCGCGGCCGGGCTGCCGCTGTGGACGGTCTTTCTGACCGCGACCATGGTCAACCTGCGCTTCGTGATCTTCAGCGCGGCGATGCAGCCCCACTTCAGCTACCTGACGCTGCCGCGGCGCACGGTGCTGGGCTTCTTCAACGGCGACCTGCATTTCGTCTACTTCATGCAGAAGTACAGCACGCCGGGCTATGAGCCCGGCAAGGAAGGCTACTTCTGGGGCATGGCGCTGACCAACTTCGCGATGTGGCAGGTGTCGTCGGTCATCGGCATCGTGCTGGCCAGTCTCTTCCCCGACAGCTGGGGGCTGGGCGTGGCGGGCACGCTGGCGCTGATCCCGGTGATGATCGCCACCATCAGTTCGCGCTCGACGCTGATGGCGGTGGTGATTTCGGCGGTGCTGGCGCTGCTGTGCTTCGACTTGCCATACCGGCTCGGGCTGGTGGTGGCGGTGGTGGGGGCGATTGCTGCCGGCATGGCCAGTGATGACCTTGCAGCGCGCGCGGCATTGCGGGGGATCCGCCGCCGGCGCAAGACCAGGGCAATCGCGCGGGCAGCCTCGACGCAGACAACACCGGGAGACCGCGCATGA
- a CDS encoding hypothetical protein (K00873: PK, pyk; pyruvate kinase [EC:2.7.1.40]) — protein MTRSTKIVATIGPASSSLEVLTRMIAAGVDVVRLNFSHGTAQDHIDRASMVREAAQACGREVAIMADLQGPKIRVGKFEHGKITLKPGDPFILDSNCQLGNEERAGLDYQDLPRDVGPGDLLLLNDGLIVLVVDRVFGTEIFTTVRVGGELSNNKGINRQGGGLSAPALTAKDMDDIKTAMALGADYVAVSFPKNATDMEMARQLVAVAGQPHGHKARMIAKIERAEAIHPGVLEEILQASDGIMVARGDLAVEVGNAAVPALQKRMIKLAREANKLTITATQMMESMIVNPVPTRAEVSDVANAVLDGTDAVMLSAETAAGRYPVETVEAMAAVCVEAEKSEVVQLDTDFLNQTFSRIDQSVAMGALFTAYHLQVKAIAALTDSGATALWMSRHRIHVPIYAMTPNLASQRKMQLYRNVVPLPLQSSADRDTALEQAEELLLAQGVVQRGDFIVLTIGEPMGQPGGTNTLKIVRVGS, from the coding sequence ATGACTCGTTCTACCAAGATCGTTGCCACCATCGGCCCCGCCTCCAGCTCGCTGGAGGTGCTCACGCGCATGATCGCGGCGGGGGTCGACGTGGTGCGGCTGAATTTCTCGCACGGCACCGCCCAGGACCATATCGACCGGGCCAGCATGGTGCGCGAGGCCGCGCAGGCGTGCGGGCGCGAAGTCGCCATCATGGCCGACCTGCAAGGCCCCAAGATCCGCGTCGGCAAGTTCGAGCACGGCAAGATCACGCTGAAGCCGGGCGATCCCTTCATCCTCGATTCCAACTGCCAGCTCGGCAACGAGGAGCGCGCCGGTCTGGACTACCAGGACCTGCCGCGCGACGTCGGCCCGGGTGACCTGCTGCTGCTCAATGACGGCCTGATCGTGCTGGTGGTGGACCGCGTGTTCGGCACCGAGATCTTCACCACCGTGCGCGTGGGCGGCGAGCTGTCCAACAACAAGGGCATCAACCGCCAGGGCGGCGGGCTGTCGGCGCCGGCGCTGACAGCCAAGGACATGGACGACATCAAGACCGCTATGGCCCTGGGCGCGGACTACGTTGCCGTCAGCTTCCCCAAGAACGCCACCGACATGGAAATGGCGCGCCAGCTCGTCGCCGTGGCCGGCCAGCCGCACGGCCACAAGGCCCGCATGATCGCCAAGATCGAGCGCGCCGAGGCCATCCATCCGGGCGTGCTGGAAGAGATCCTGCAGGCCTCCGACGGCATCATGGTGGCGCGCGGCGACCTGGCCGTGGAAGTGGGCAATGCCGCCGTGCCGGCGCTGCAGAAGCGCATGATCAAGCTGGCGCGCGAGGCCAACAAGCTGACCATCACCGCCACGCAGATGATGGAAAGCATGATCGTCAACCCGGTGCCGACGCGTGCCGAGGTCTCGGACGTGGCCAACGCCGTGCTGGACGGCACCGACGCCGTGATGCTGTCGGCCGAGACCGCCGCCGGGCGCTACCCGGTGGAGACCGTCGAAGCCATGGCCGCGGTCTGCGTCGAAGCCGAGAAGTCCGAGGTGGTGCAGCTCGACACCGATTTCCTGAACCAGACCTTTTCGCGCATCGACCAGTCGGTGGCGATGGGTGCGCTGTTCACGGCCTATCATTTGCAGGTGAAGGCGATTGCCGCGCTGACCGATTCCGGCGCCACCGCATTGTGGATGAGCCGGCACCGCATCCATGTGCCGATCTATGCGATGACGCCCAACCTGGCCTCGCAGCGCAAGATGCAGCTGTACCGCAACGTGGTGCCGCTGCCGTTGCAGTCCAGCGCCGACCGAGACACCGCGCTGGAGCAGGCGGAAGAACTGCTGCTGGCGCAAGGCGTGGTGCAGCGCGGCGATTTCATCGTGCTGACCATCGGCGAGCCGATGGGCCAGCCGGGCGGTACCAATACCCTGAAGATCGTCAGGGTAGGTAGCTGA
- a CDS encoding phosphoribosylaminoimidazole-succinocarboxamide synthase (catalyzes the formation of (S)-2-(5-amino-1-(5-phospho-D-ribosyl)imidazole-4- carboxamido)succinate from 5-amino-1-(5-phospho-D-ribosyl)imidazole-4-carboxylate and L-aspartate in purine biosynthesis; SAICAR synthase~K01923: purC; phosphoribosylaminoimidazole-succinocarboxamide synthase [EC:6.3.2.6]), with amino-acid sequence MSNALYQSSINSLPLLGHGKVRDNYAVGDDKLLIVTTDRLSAFDVILGEPIPAKGRVLNQMANFWFKKLAHIVPNHETGIAPETVVAPEEVEQVKGRAVVVKRLKPILVEAVVRGYLAGSGWKDYQATGKVCGIQLPPGLQNAQKLPEPIFTPAAKAEMGEHDENISFAEVEARIGIALARKMREISIRLYKEAAEFAATRGIIIADTKFEFGLDDNGVLTLMDEVLTADSSRFWPADSYQVGTNPPSFDKQFVRDWLEAVRIDGKPWPKTAPAPKLPDDVVEKTAAKYREALTRLTGEELQ; translated from the coding sequence ATGTCCAACGCTCTCTACCAGTCCTCCATCAATTCGCTGCCGCTGCTGGGCCACGGCAAGGTGCGCGACAACTACGCCGTCGGCGACGACAAGCTGCTGATCGTCACTACCGACCGGCTGTCGGCCTTCGACGTCATCCTGGGCGAACCGATTCCGGCCAAGGGCCGCGTGCTGAACCAGATGGCGAACTTCTGGTTCAAGAAGCTGGCGCACATCGTGCCGAACCACGAGACCGGCATCGCCCCGGAAACCGTGGTCGCGCCCGAGGAAGTGGAGCAGGTCAAGGGCCGCGCCGTGGTGGTCAAGCGCCTGAAGCCGATCCTGGTGGAAGCGGTGGTGCGAGGCTACCTCGCCGGCAGCGGCTGGAAGGACTACCAGGCCACCGGCAAGGTGTGCGGCATCCAGCTGCCGCCGGGCCTGCAGAACGCGCAGAAGCTGCCCGAGCCGATCTTCACCCCGGCCGCCAAGGCCGAGATGGGCGAGCACGACGAGAACATCTCGTTCGCCGAGGTCGAGGCCCGCATCGGCATCGCGCTGGCGCGCAAGATGCGCGAGATCTCGATCCGCCTGTACAAGGAAGCGGCCGAGTTCGCCGCCACGCGTGGCATCATCATCGCCGACACCAAGTTCGAGTTCGGCCTGGACGACAATGGCGTGCTGACGCTGATGGACGAGGTCCTGACCGCCGATTCGTCGCGCTTCTGGCCGGCCGATTCGTACCAGGTCGGCACCAACCCGCCGTCGTTCGACAAGCAGTTCGTGCGCGACTGGCTCGAGGCCGTGCGCATCGACGGCAAGCCGTGGCCGAAGACCGCGCCGGCGCCGAAGCTGCCGGACGACGTGGTCGAGAAGACCGCGGCCAAGTACCGTGAGGCGCTGACGCGGCTGACGGGCGAAGAACTGCAGTAA
- a CDS encoding translation factor Sua5 (K07566: rimN, SUA5; tRNA threonylcarbamoyladenosine biosynthesis protein) yields MSPRMPTAAELDEAVRLLEAGELVAFPTETVYGLGADAENPEAVARIFALKGRPSNHPMIVHVVDGADIGYWTDEVPEAAQKLIDAFWPGPLTLILKRAAHIHAAVAGGQDSIGLRCPSHPVAQTLLSRFKRGRGGIAAPSANKFGQVSPTTAQHVRDEFGDAVYVLGGDGVEVGIESTIVDLSRLDQGIGPVLLRPGAITAAMMAEVLGEAPLPPDAAAPRASGTLKAHYAPHTPLLLADAQSASAHLAALPEDARVAWVGRAPLADQRCTWVQAPADAAAFARELYRLLRKLDKQGYTQLMFEPLPEGPDWAGVRDRLERAAAAFAG; encoded by the coding sequence ATGTCGCCGCGCATGCCCACGGCCGCTGAACTGGACGAAGCCGTCCGCCTGCTTGAGGCCGGGGAACTGGTCGCCTTTCCCACCGAGACCGTCTACGGCCTCGGCGCCGACGCGGAGAACCCCGAGGCGGTCGCCCGCATCTTCGCGCTCAAGGGCCGGCCCTCGAACCACCCGATGATCGTGCACGTGGTCGACGGCGCCGACATCGGCTACTGGACCGACGAGGTCCCCGAGGCCGCGCAGAAGCTGATCGACGCCTTCTGGCCCGGTCCGCTGACGCTGATCCTCAAGCGTGCCGCCCATATCCACGCGGCGGTGGCAGGGGGCCAGGACAGCATCGGCCTGCGCTGCCCGTCTCACCCGGTGGCGCAGACCCTGCTGTCGCGCTTCAAGCGCGGCCGTGGCGGCATCGCGGCGCCTTCGGCGAACAAGTTCGGGCAGGTCAGCCCGACCACGGCGCAGCATGTGCGCGACGAGTTCGGCGATGCGGTGTATGTGCTGGGAGGCGACGGCGTCGAAGTCGGGATCGAATCGACCATCGTCGACCTGTCGCGGCTGGACCAGGGGATTGGGCCAGTATTGCTGCGCCCTGGTGCGATTACTGCCGCGATGATGGCGGAAGTGTTGGGGGAGGCGCCGTTGCCGCCCGACGCCGCGGCGCCGCGTGCCTCCGGCACGCTCAAGGCCCACTACGCTCCGCATACGCCGTTGTTGCTGGCCGATGCCCAGTCAGCTTCCGCGCATCTCGCAGCACTGCCGGAGGACGCCCGTGTGGCGTGGGTCGGGCGCGCGCCCTTGGCGGACCAGCGCTGTACCTGGGTGCAGGCGCCTGCGGATGCTGCGGCCTTTGCGCGGGAGTTGTATCGGCTGCTGCGCAAGCTGGATAAGCAGGGCTACACGCAGCTGATGTTCGAGCCGCTGCCGGAAGGGCCGGACTGGGCCGGCGTGCGCGACCGGCTGGAACGGGCGGCTGCGGCGTTCGCAGGGTAG
- a CDS encoding branched-chain amino acid transporter: MSHGEIWIAIVGMGVVTVVTRALFLMAGEHVTVPDRLQRALRYAPAAALAAIILPDLMTWQGHFTVALSNDKLMAGVAATLFYLLTRKMVGMIAVGMAVYTGLRLFGG; this comes from the coding sequence ATGAGCCATGGGGAGATCTGGATTGCCATCGTTGGCATGGGCGTTGTGACCGTGGTGACGCGGGCGCTGTTCCTGATGGCCGGCGAGCATGTCACCGTGCCGGACCGGCTCCAGCGCGCGTTGCGTTATGCGCCGGCGGCGGCGCTGGCGGCGATCATCCTGCCGGACCTGATGACGTGGCAGGGGCACTTCACGGTGGCGTTGTCGAACGACAAGCTGATGGCGGGGGTAGCGGCTACGCTGTTCTACCTGCTGACCAGGAAGATGGTGGGGATGATTGCGGTGGGGATGGCGGTTTATACAGGGTTGCGGCTGTTTGGCGGCTGA